In the Thermomicrobiales bacterium genome, AGCTCGCCACGACGATCTACATCGACGCGCCGGACTACCGGGATCGATCACCCCGCCGGCCACGATCTCGCGGACGCTAGTGGATCCTGGCGGATCCAGTGGTCTGACGGAGACATCGCACGCGCGTAGCGGCAGCAATAGACGCCACTGGGCTACAATCAGGTAAGGATCACTGTCGTCGCACGTCTGGGTAGGCTATGCCAGAACTGCCCTGGATATTTACCAGGCTCGATGCCCGCGCGCTGATCGATATCTTCGCGGTATCACTCATTTTCTTCTGGCTGTTGTGGTTCGCCCAACGAACGCGCGCGGCACAACTCATCCGCGGACTGATCATCCTGATCGTCAGCGTGCTCGCCGCTTCGCGGATCTTCAACCTGACGGCCTTGAACTGGTTGATCTCGCGATCCTGGCCGATGCTCATCGTTGCGATTCCAATTATCTTCCAGCCAGAGCTTCGGCGCGCGCTCGAGCAACTAGGACATACCAGTGCCTGGCTACGGCCACCGTTTGCGATTAGCCCCGACCGTGACGCCGAACGCACGCTCGATGGAATCAGCCGCGCCGCCTCTCAGCTCAGCCGCATCGGCTACGGAGCGTTGATCGTGATCGAGCGAGAGACTGGCCTGCAGGAATACGCCGACCGCGGCGTGCGGATCGACGCACTCGTCTCTCGGCAGATACTGATCAACATCTTCTTCCCGAACTCCCCACTCCACGACGGCGCGGTGATCATCCGGGGCGACCGGATTGTGGCGGCTGCCTGCATCCTGCCACTCTCCCAGCGAGAGATCCCCGGAGGAAAGATCGGCACACGACATCAGGCCGCGGTCGGTATCACCGAGGAGTCGGATGCGATCGCAGTCGTTGTGTCCGAAGAGACGAACCGCATCTCGATAGCTCACGACGGCCAGTTGACGGAGAATCTCGATACCGAAAGGCTGCGCCGAGCGCTACTCTCGTTGCTGAGAGTCGGAACAGCGGCGGAAGAGAAACGGTCGCCTCGTTCGTCACTCCTGCGCGGCCTGTTCAACCGGTTCGTTGCCGACGATTCCACGCCGTCCCAGGATGGCCAAAGCGAGACTCCGCGCAGAACGGGCTCGAAGCCAGACTCTTCGAAAGATAAGACGAATAACCATGATTAGACGTGTACGCACATTTGCCGACACGGGCAATCTCGTGCGCTTTGGCCTCTCACTGGTGCTCGCGTTCGCGCTCTGGGCATGGGTGACAAACGAGAATGATCCGGAGCAGACCTACATCGCGAACAATGTGCAAGTTGAAATCCGCCAAAAAGCGCCGAATCTGGAGATCGTCTCGCCGCTCGATGTCGTTGAAATCAGGATTCAGGCGCCCCGCAGCGTCATTCAGACGCTGGATCCGAGCCGCATCGTCGCCTGGGTGAGTCTCGACGATCGGACTGGTCCGGGAACGGCGACAGAAAAGGTGGGGGTAGATGTGCCCCGCGGTGTGCGGACCGCCAGAGTCACGCCGACGGAGATTCCGGTCGCGTTGGATACGCTCGTATCGCAGACATTCCCAGTGAAGCTTCTTTCGCCGAACGACCTTCCTCGTAACCTGGAGGTCACGAAATCGAATGTTGACATCGACACGGTAACGGTGACAGGGGTTCAGCGGAACGTTGAACGTGTTGCCCAGGTCATCGTCCCGGTGGCTATCGGTGGCCGAACGACGTCGTTTACGGCCAAGGTAACCCCACAGGCCGTCGACGAAAACAACATGCCGATCGACAGCATCACTCTCACCCCATCGACAGTCACACTCTCAGTCGACCTTGCCACGCGTGGCAAGGAGATCCCCGTCTTCGTCCAGTGCGGTTGCACTGCCGCGCCGGGGTTCCAGGTGCTGGGCTATCCGCAAGCCTCACCATCGACCGTCCTTCTCGACGGTCCCTCTGACGCCCTCGCCCAGATTCAGTACATCTACACGACGCCGATCGACACAGGGGGCCTCACTGCGACGACCGTGCTGAACGACATACAGATCGAGACATCTTCGCTACCGAAAGGCGTGACGATTGATCCATCGGTCGTCAGCGTCCTTGTCCAGGTCAGCCAACAGGTGTCAACGCGGACGTTCGAGGACATTCCGATTCAGGTATTGAATCGACCTCCGGGCGCAACTGTCACGGTAAGCCCGCCGACGGCGAGCCTGACCGTTGAGGGACCCCAGGAAGAGATCGCAGCGTTGACGGGGTCAGAGATTTCGATTGTCGTCGATGTCGGAGGGTTGGGCGCCGGGGTTCGCGATATACGCCCACGCGCGATTCTTCCGCCGCGCGTCCAATATGCCGATGCGCCACAGCAGGTGACGGTCACGATCGTCCTGCCACCACCGCCGACACCAACGGCTACCGTGGCTCCCTGACGATCACGGCCGCGCGGGCGACCCCATCTGGACCTCGTAGGTCAGCAGGATAGCCTCCGCAACCTCGCGCATGGACTTCCGATTGTCCATGCTCGTCTTCCGCATCCGATTGAACGCCTCAGACTCACGGAGGCCGTGGACTTCCATGAGAACTCCTTTGGCGCGCTCAACGAGCTTGCGCGTCTCGAGTGCCTCACGAAGGTCAGTAACCTCCTGCTCGAGGTGGCACATTTCACGGAAACGGGAAAGTGCAAGCTCGATCACTGGCATCAACTCTGTCTCGCGGAATGGCTTCACGAGATATCCGCAGACTCCAGCGTCCTTCGCCCGGCCGATGAGTGAATGCTCGGAGTACGCGGTCAGCAGCACCACCGGGGCGATGCGTCGAACAGCCAACTCCTGAGCGGCGCTGATCCCATCGAGCTCTGGCATGCGAATATCCATGATGACGAGATCGGGACGCAATCGGTCAGCAAGCTCGATCGCCTCACGGCCGTCGCCCGCCTCACCGACAACGTCATATCCGAGATGTGACAACATCTCGCGCAGATCCATACGAATGAGCGACTCATCGTCTGCGATGATAATGCGCGTGCTTGGGGGTGATGTCGTCGTCGACATGCGAATACCCTACTCCTGCAAACGAATCGCTGCGAGATCCGGCTCCGATTCTACGCTGTATCGGCAGCCGCCCGCTGACGGGTCCAGGAGACCAGGCAACGATGCGTCGATGAATCATCGTCAGTCGAAGTGGTCGTCGGTCGGGGCGAGAGGATTCGAACCTCCGACCACCGGTACCCCATACCGGTGCGCTACCGGACTGCGCCACGCCCCGTCGTTGGTCGTCAGTATACGATAATCGGAGGCCGCACGATGCGCGCGGCCTCCGATTGATGATCAGACGGTGGTGGCTACTTGACCTCGGCCTTGGCGCCAACCTCTTCGAGCTTGGTCTTTGCCGCCTCGGCCTCGTCCTTGGTCACGCCCTCCTTGACAGCCTTCGGGGCGGCCTCGACGAGGTCCTTTGCCTCCTTCAGGCCCAGGCTGGTCAGCTCACGGACCGCCTTGATGACCTGGACCTTGTTCGCGCCGATCTCGGTGAGGACGACATCGAACTCGGTCTGCTCTTCCACAGCCTCGGCCACGGCGCCGCCGCCTGCCGGCGCAGCGGCCGCCATCATCGGCGCGGCTGCCGACACACCGAAACGATCTTCGAGCGCCTTGACGAGGCTGTGACAGCTCGAGAACGCTCATCTCCTCGATCGACGCGATCAGCTCGCTCATCTTCTCTTCGGACATCGCCATAGCTTGACTTCTCCCTGTTCCCTGTTGCTCGAAATTCTCATGCGTCCCGAATCAGGCGGCTGTGCTTTCGTCTTCGCCGCCAAGTTGCGTTGATCGCGCCTGCAGGACATACAGGAGCGAGCGGATCGGCGCGGCAAGCACGCCAACAATCCCGTACAACGGGCTCGCTAGCCCGCCGACCACCCTCGCGATCAGCACGTCACGACTTGGCAGGCTGGCAAGCGCCTCTACCTGATCTGCGCGAAGTAGCTGACCCTCGAGCATCCCCGCCTTGATTTGGAGAATGCGTGAGGTGCGAGCAAAGTCCGAGACGACCTTGGCCGGCTGGACCGGGTCATCGAACGCGGTAACGATGGCCATCGGCCCGACAAGCTCCGGCGCGAGCGCGTCCATCTCGTTCTGCTGCGCTGCGCGTCGGGCGAGTGTGTTCTTCGCCACCCGAACCTCGGCATTCAGCGGCCGCAATTGCGTCCGCAGGTTCTGCATGTCCGAGACGGAAAGCCCGCGGTAGTCGGCCAGGATCGTCAGTCGGGAACGGCTGAGGACTTCAGTCAGTTCCGCAACGGTATCGACCTTCTTCTTCGTTGGCATCCGGTTCACCTCCTTCCCTTCAGAATCCAATGCAAACGCCCTAGCGCCAGACGGCACGAGGGCGTCCACACAGATCCCGATAGGGATTGCGAAACAATTCCCCGCGTCCTCGGCCGGATGATTAAGCTCGAAGTCGAGCCCCGGCTGTCTTCGGCGCGAACGTTGCGTTGGTGTATCCAGCGTCCTGCGTGACTATCCTGCCTGAGCCGCCGAAGCGACGGTGGTAGCAACGTCGAGCGGGATGCCGGGGGTCATTGTACTGGTGAGCGTGATCGTCCGCAAATAGATGCCCTTGGCTGCCTGGGGCTTGTGGCGCTGGATCGCGTCGATCAGCGCATTCGCGTTTTCCACCAGGCGGTCTTCGGAGAAGCTCAGCTTGCCGATCGCAACGTGAACCAGGCCAGTCCGGTCGTTACGGAACTCGACTCGACCGCCCTTCAGCTCACGAATGACACCGGGAAGATCCTCCGGGGTGCGAACGACGGTGCCGGAGCGGGGGTTTGGCATCAGGCCGCGACGACCCAGGATTCGTCCGAGTCCGCCAACCTTGCCCATCTGGTCAGCCATTGCGATCGCCGAGTCGAACTCGAGCCAGCCATCGTTGATCTGCTTGACGAGATCGTCGCTGCCGACATAGTCCGCGCCGGCCTCTTGCGCGATGCGCGCCGCGTCACCGACGGCGAACACGAGCACGCGCGTTACCTTGCCGGTGCCGGCCGGGAGAATAACGGTCGAGCGAACCGCCTGATCTGCCTGTCGCGGGTCGATGCCGAGTCGGAAATGCATCTCGACAGTCTCGTCGAATCCGACGTACGACATCTTCTTCAGCAGTTCGACCGCATCCTTGACCTCGTATTCGCGTTCCGGCTCGAGCAGCTTCACTGCTGCCTGGTATTTCTTGCCACGCTTGGGCATGTCTGTTCCTCCTGTGGTGCGTGCGGGGCAGCGCGCCCCTCCCACGATGTAGCTCGTAGCGAGCCTAGACGATCTGGATTCCCATGGACCGCGCGGTGCCTTCGACCTGCTTCATCGCTCCGTCGAGATCGACCGCGTTGAGATCGCGCATCTTCAGCTCGGCGATCTCGCGGACCTGATCGAGCGTGACCTTGCCGGAGATGGTCTTGACGTTGCCGGAGCCTTTGTCAATGCCCGCAGCACGGCGGAGAAGGTCCGCGGCCGGCGGCGTCTTGGTGACGAAGGTGAACGAACGATCTTCGAACACCGTGATAACAACGGGGACGATCTGTCCCACCATGCTGGCGGTGCGCTCGTTGTACTCCTTGCAGAAGTTCATGATCGCGACACCGTGCTGCCCCAGCGCCGGGCCGATCGGCGGCGCGGGGGTCGCCTTACCTGCGGGAATCTGCAGCTTGATATACGCCCTGATCTTTTTAGCCAACCGTCAAACGTCTCCCTTCCTGACCTGTTATCGATGCAAGAGGATGCCCGCACCACCGTGCGGGCATGTCGTAGCGCCCGATCCTAGACCTCGCGCTCAACCTGCAAGAAGTCAAGCTCAACCGGCACCTCGCGTCCGAAGAACGACACGAGTACCTTGATCTTGCCCTTCTCCTGGTTGATGTCGTCGATTGCACCACGGAAATCCGCAAATGGGCCGTCCATGATCCTGACTGTGTCGCCGACCGAGAGGGACACCTTGACCTTCGGCGCTTCGGCCGTCATGCCGCGCATGATCGAGTCGATCTCCCCATCATCGAGCGGCATCGGCTTGTTGCCCGAGCCAACGAAGCTGGTGACGCCGGGGGTGTTTCTGACGACATGCCAGGAATCTTCGTCCAGGACCATTTTCACGAGGACATAACCCGGGAACACCTTGCGCTGCACGGTCTGACGCTGGCCGGCCTTGATCTCGATCTCGTCCTGGGTCGGGACAACCACCTCGAAGATCCTGTCGGCCACATCCATCGACTCGACGCGGTGCAGCAGATTCTGGCGCACCTTATTCTCATAGCCAGAGTACGTGTGAATGACGTACCACTGGCCCTGCGAACCAGTCTCTTCGGCGCGTTGTGTGTCCCGTGCCATAGCCAGGCGCTCGCGTATCGACCGTGTCACCGTTCCTCGTCTCCCGTTCCCGATCCGCGTGGCCCGACCTGAGGTCAGGACGGAATCCATTCCCAGATCCGGATAAAGACCGCGTCGATCCCGCCCAGAACCGCGCCGAGAATCGCTGCCATCGCGATGACGAGCAGCGTCAGGTTGCGGGTCGTCTCGGTGTCCGGCCATGAGACCTTGCGAACCTCGGTCATCGTGTCTCGCACCAGCGTCTGGAGCGAGCCCACGAAACCACCGCGTTGACCGCCCTTACTCGTCGTCCTGGTCGACATGTCGCCTTCCTCGTCGTGTGGATCGTGCCTGACGGCGGCGCGCCGCTCGGCAATACCGGCGCCGTCGCCGGGCTATCAACACAAAGACGGGGCGAGCCTCGGCGCTTCGCCCCACAACCGTCGCGTCACCGTCTGGTTCTTCCCCTCCTCCAGAGAGGAAGGGGCAGGGCCGGCAGGAATCGAACCCGCAACCTGCGGTTTTGGAGACCGCTGCTCTACCAATTGAGCTACGACCCTAAGATATCGGCGCGTCTACCGCGTTTCGCGGAAGAGCCGATGCGAGCGACAGCGCGGGCAGAACTTCCGCAACTCCAGGCGGCTCGGGTCAT is a window encoding:
- the cdaA gene encoding diadenylate cyclase CdaA: MPELPWIFTRLDARALIDIFAVSLIFFWLLWFAQRTRAAQLIRGLIILIVSVLAASRIFNLTALNWLISRSWPMLIVAIPIIFQPELRRALEQLGHTSAWLRPPFAISPDRDAERTLDGISRAASQLSRIGYGALIVIERETGLQEYADRGVRIDALVSRQILINIFFPNSPLHDGAVIIRGDRIVAAACILPLSQREIPGGKIGTRHQAAVGITEESDAIAVVVSEETNRISIAHDGQLTENLDTERLRRALLSLLRVGTAAEEKRSPRSSLLRGLFNRFVADDSTPSQDGQSETPRRTGSKPDSSKDKTNNHD
- a CDS encoding CdaR family protein encodes the protein MIRRVRTFADTGNLVRFGLSLVLAFALWAWVTNENDPEQTYIANNVQVEIRQKAPNLEIVSPLDVVEIRIQAPRSVIQTLDPSRIVAWVSLDDRTGPGTATEKVGVDVPRGVRTARVTPTEIPVALDTLVSQTFPVKLLSPNDLPRNLEVTKSNVDIDTVTVTGVQRNVERVAQVIVPVAIGGRTTSFTAKVTPQAVDENNMPIDSITLTPSTVTLSVDLATRGKEIPVFVQCGCTAAPGFQVLGYPQASPSTVLLDGPSDALAQIQYIYTTPIDTGGLTATTVLNDIQIETSSLPKGVTIDPSVVSVLVQVSQQVSTRTFEDIPIQVLNRPPGATVTVSPPTASLTVEGPQEEIAALTGSEISIVVDVGGLGAGVRDIRPRAILPPRVQYADAPQQVTVTIVLPPPPTPTATVAP
- a CDS encoding response regulator — encoded protein: MSTTTSPPSTRIIIADDESLIRMDLREMLSHLGYDVVGEAGDGREAIELADRLRPDLVIMDIRMPELDGISAAQELAVRRIAPVVLLTAYSEHSLIGRAKDAGVCGYLVKPFRETELMPVIELALSRFREMCHLEQEVTDLREALETRKLVERAKGVLMEVHGLRESEAFNRMRKTSMDNRKSMREVAEAILLTYEVQMGSPARP
- the rplJ gene encoding 50S ribosomal protein L10, with the translated sequence MPTKKKVDTVAELTEVLSRSRLTILADYRGLSVSDMQNLRTQLRPLNAEVRVAKNTLARRAAQQNEMDALAPELVGPMAIVTAFDDPVQPAKVVSDFARTSRILQIKAGMLEGQLLRADQVEALASLPSRDVLIARVVGGLASPLYGIVGVLAAPIRSLLYVLQARSTQLGGEDESTAA
- the rplA gene encoding 50S ribosomal protein L1; translation: MPKRGKKYQAAVKLLEPEREYEVKDAVELLKKMSYVGFDETVEMHFRLGIDPRQADQAVRSTVILPAGTGKVTRVLVFAVGDAARIAQEAGADYVGSDDLVKQINDGWLEFDSAIAMADQMGKVGGLGRILGRRGLMPNPRSGTVVRTPEDLPGVIRELKGGRVEFRNDRTGLVHVAIGKLSFSEDRLVENANALIDAIQRHKPQAAKGIYLRTITLTSTMTPGIPLDVATTVASAAQAG
- the rplK gene encoding 50S ribosomal protein L11 — protein: MAKKIRAYIKLQIPAGKATPAPPIGPALGQHGVAIMNFCKEYNERTASMVGQIVPVVITVFEDRSFTFVTKTPPAADLLRRAAGIDKGSGNVKTISGKVTLDQVREIAELKMRDLNAVDLDGAMKQVEGTARSMGIQIV
- the nusG gene encoding transcription termination/antitermination protein NusG; the protein is MARDTQRAEETGSQGQWYVIHTYSGYENKVRQNLLHRVESMDVADRIFEVVVPTQDEIEIKAGQRQTVQRKVFPGYVLVKMVLDEDSWHVVRNTPGVTSFVGSGNKPMPLDDGEIDSIMRGMTAEAPKVKVSLSVGDTVRIMDGPFADFRGAIDDINQEKGKIKVLVSFFGREVPVELDFLQVEREV
- the secE gene encoding preprotein translocase subunit SecE — encoded protein: MSTRTTSKGGQRGGFVGSLQTLVRDTMTEVRKVSWPDTETTRNLTLLVIAMAAILGAVLGGIDAVFIRIWEWIPS